The following proteins are encoded in a genomic region of Tenacibaculum sp. 190524A05c:
- a CDS encoding DNA polymerase III subunit delta': MTFDNIIGQEHIKKHLSASAENGRIPHAQLFVGKEGSGTLAAAVAYAQLLLTSSSNNPEACALKCSKLQHPDLHFAFPVTTTDSVKKHPTSNLFLEEWRNFIFDSPYGSLFDWLKSIGVENKQGQIGVDEAEDIVKKLSLKSYEGGFKVMIIWMAEKMNIAASNKLLKLIEEPPSKTIFLLVTEDEGKIINTIKSRCQALHFPSLSENDIVNELLRTQEISANEANRIAQQSEGNYNKALHLLHNDSNDLVFEEWFITWIRSAFKAKGNAAVIQDLIQWSEAIAKSGRETQKQFIQYCLHFFRQALLLNYGTPDLVYLTPQTSNFKLEKFAPFIHSGNILSIEKELNDAQYHIERNGNAKIILLDLSIKLTRLLHTKEQKVNT; the protein is encoded by the coding sequence ATGACATTCGATAATATCATAGGTCAAGAACATATAAAAAAGCATTTATCGGCGTCTGCTGAAAACGGCAGAATTCCGCATGCTCAGTTATTTGTAGGTAAAGAAGGTTCAGGTACTTTAGCTGCTGCAGTTGCTTATGCTCAACTGTTGTTAACAAGCTCTTCTAACAACCCAGAAGCTTGCGCTCTTAAATGCAGTAAACTACAGCATCCTGATTTACATTTTGCTTTTCCAGTTACTACTACAGATTCAGTAAAAAAACACCCAACAAGCAACCTTTTTTTGGAGGAATGGAGGAACTTTATTTTTGATTCTCCTTATGGAAGTTTATTCGACTGGTTAAAAAGTATTGGTGTTGAAAATAAACAAGGACAGATTGGTGTTGATGAAGCAGAAGATATTGTCAAAAAACTTTCTCTAAAATCATACGAAGGTGGTTTTAAAGTAATGATTATTTGGATGGCGGAAAAAATGAATATCGCTGCATCCAATAAACTACTTAAACTGATAGAAGAACCACCGTCAAAAACTATATTTCTTTTAGTTACAGAAGACGAAGGAAAAATTATAAATACGATCAAATCTCGTTGTCAAGCATTACACTTTCCATCTTTAAGTGAAAACGACATTGTCAATGAACTTTTAAGAACTCAAGAAATTTCTGCTAACGAAGCCAATAGAATTGCACAACAAAGTGAAGGAAACTACAACAAAGCTCTTCATTTATTGCATAATGATTCTAATGACTTGGTTTTCGAAGAATGGTTCATTACTTGGATTCGAAGTGCATTTAAAGCAAAAGGAAATGCAGCTGTTATTCAAGATTTAATTCAGTGGAGTGAAGCAATCGCTAAAAGCGGAAGAGAAACCCAAAAACAATTTATTCAATATTGTTTACACTTTTTCAGACAAGCCTTATTATTAAATTACGGTACTCCTGATTTGGTTTATTTAACTCCACAAACGTCTAACTTTAAATTAGAGAAATTCGCTCCTTTTATTCATAGCGGAAATATACTTTCCATTGAAAAGGAATTAAACGACGCTCAATATCATATCGAAAGAAATGGTAATGCTAAAATTATTTTATTAGATCTATCTATAAAACTTACGAGATTACTACACACCAAAGAACAAAAAGTCAATACCTGA
- the feoB gene encoding ferrous iron transport protein B translates to MAKDSIQIALIGNPNTGKTSLFNRLTGLNQKVGNYPGITVDKKQGSCNLTSEVKAVITDLPGTYSINPTSLDESIVLKVLNNSEGKNFLDVILVVADVENLKRNLLLFTQIQDLGIPTVLAINMVDEMEKKGISIDIGQLEKELGTKVVLISAKKNIGVSDLKTELANYSSLSPVSNFSTVANKIDPEYFSELQKVNSNSSLYQLWLSVTQKSFLENSKDDLSSFLDDIPKLKKYQQKETIYRYQRINEILKKSYVLDRTKAKDLRSRLDRVFTHKFFGYFIFLGILALVFQSIFEWSSIPMDFIDGSFGSLSEILKGKLPEGMFTDLLTDGVIPGIGGVVIFIPQIAILFFLIAIMEESGYMSRVVFLMDKIMRRFGMSGKSIIPLISGTACAIPAVMATRTITSWKERLITILVTPFTTCAARLPVYAILIAIIIPDQKVLGLFNLQGLTLLGLYALGFTAALAAAFVLHKVLKIKSKSLFVIEMPDYKLPSMKNVLLSVVEKTKSFVFDAGKIILSISIILWFLATHGPSSYYEVEEKVKTELASQNLSEQELEQRIASVKMEKSFIGIAGKTIEPVVKPMGYDWKLGIGLIASFAAREVFVGTLATIYSIEGVEDEGTIKERMEAEVNPETGGKRFDFATGMSLLIFYVFAMQCMATLAIVKRETKSWKWPIIQLVAMGVIAYSSATLVYQFLS, encoded by the coding sequence ATGGCGAAAGATAGTATTCAAATAGCACTGATTGGAAACCCTAATACAGGAAAAACATCTTTGTTTAATAGGTTAACAGGATTAAACCAAAAGGTTGGAAATTATCCTGGTATTACAGTTGATAAAAAGCAAGGATCTTGTAATTTAACATCTGAGGTTAAAGCTGTAATTACAGATTTACCTGGAACCTACAGTATTAATCCTACTTCTTTAGATGAAAGTATTGTTTTAAAGGTTTTAAATAATTCTGAAGGGAAAAACTTTCTTGATGTAATTTTAGTGGTTGCTGATGTAGAGAATTTGAAACGTAACTTACTTTTATTTACACAAATTCAGGATTTAGGTATTCCTACTGTTTTAGCTATAAACATGGTTGATGAAATGGAGAAAAAAGGAATTTCCATAGACATTGGTCAGTTAGAGAAAGAGTTAGGAACTAAAGTAGTTTTAATTTCAGCAAAAAAGAATATTGGAGTCAGCGATTTAAAAACTGAATTGGCAAATTATTCGTCATTATCTCCAGTATCTAATTTTTCTACCGTAGCAAATAAAATTGATCCAGAATACTTCTCAGAACTACAAAAGGTAAATTCAAATTCATCATTATATCAGTTATGGTTATCTGTAACACAGAAATCATTCCTTGAAAATTCTAAAGACGATTTATCGAGCTTTTTAGACGATATTCCTAAACTAAAAAAATATCAGCAGAAAGAAACAATCTATAGATATCAAAGAATTAATGAAATTCTTAAAAAATCATACGTTTTAGATCGAACAAAAGCGAAAGATTTACGCAGTAGATTAGACAGAGTTTTCACACATAAGTTTTTTGGATACTTTATCTTTTTAGGAATTTTAGCTTTAGTTTTTCAATCTATTTTTGAATGGTCTTCTATTCCAATGGATTTTATTGATGGTTCATTCGGAAGTCTTTCGGAAATACTTAAAGGGAAATTACCAGAAGGTATGTTTACTGATCTCTTAACTGATGGAGTAATTCCTGGTATTGGAGGTGTTGTAATTTTTATTCCACAGATTGCTATTTTATTTTTCTTAATCGCAATTATGGAAGAATCAGGATATATGAGTCGTGTTGTATTTTTAATGGATAAAATTATGCGACGATTTGGAATGAGTGGTAAAAGTATTATTCCATTAATTTCAGGAACTGCGTGTGCTATTCCAGCAGTTATGGCAACAAGAACTATTACCAGTTGGAAAGAAAGATTGATTACGATTTTAGTAACACCATTTACTACTTGTGCCGCAAGGTTACCAGTTTATGCGATTTTAATTGCGATTATTATTCCTGATCAAAAAGTTTTGGGCCTTTTTAATTTACAAGGATTAACATTATTGGGTTTATATGCATTAGGATTTACTGCTGCATTAGCTGCTGCTTTTGTTTTGCATAAAGTATTGAAAATAAAGAGTAAATCTTTATTCGTGATAGAGATGCCAGATTATAAACTTCCATCGATGAAAAATGTATTATTGTCTGTTGTAGAAAAAACGAAGAGTTTTGTTTTTGATGCGGGTAAAATTATTCTTTCAATCTCAATAATTTTATGGTTTTTAGCAACTCACGGTCCATCTTCATATTACGAAGTTGAAGAAAAAGTAAAAACTGAATTAGCTTCTCAAAATTTATCAGAGCAAGAGTTAGAACAACGAATTGCTTCAGTAAAAATGGAGAAATCTTTTATTGGAATTGCGGGTAAAACTATTGAGCCAGTTGTAAAACCAATGGGTTACGATTGGAAACTAGGAATTGGTTTAATTGCATCATTTGCTGCACGTGAAGTATTTGTAGGAACATTGGCGACTATTTATAGTATCGAAGGTGTAGAAGATGAAGGAACCATTAAGGAAAGAATGGAAGCCGAGGTAAATCCTGAAACTGGTGGAAAACGATTTGATTTCGCAACAGGAATGTCCTTATTAATTTTTTATGTTTTTGCAATGCAATGTATGGCAACATTAGCCATTGTAAAACGAGAAACAAAAAGCTGGAAATGGCCGATTATTCAGTTAGTAGCGATGGGAGTAATTGCTTATTCATCGGCAACATTAGTCTATCAATTTTTATCATAA
- the lepB gene encoding signal peptidase I, with product MVICFFLWTKLIITSILLIIIIESFTTCYSVTKLEQLVSKDIYKILKLSYFFILPIVISIFIRTFFIDLYFVPSKSMERTLFPDDYVVVNKFSYGVKLPKHLRNIPVVGSLFQAPSNEFDLYHSLKGLEEFKREDIVVFKAVDDSDKFFIKRIIGMPSDTLEIQNGIVIINNKELPNRDSFSFDYIGNEVKNVTIIKNFSEKEFRESSLKDKSIFIKNIRKEPDFSYFLFPRNKQEIWSIDNYGSLIVPHKGFKIELTKENKEIYESIISKFENIDLESYPQEFYTFTKDYYFMLGDNRHDSIDSRSYGFVPEDYIQGKMIRVF from the coding sequence ATGGTTATTTGTTTTTTCCTTTGGACCAAACTTATAATTACTTCAATTCTTCTAATCATAATTATTGAAAGTTTTACTACATGTTATTCGGTAACAAAACTTGAACAATTAGTTTCAAAGGATATATATAAAATTCTGAAATTAAGTTACTTTTTTATACTTCCTATCGTTATATCGATTTTCATCAGAACTTTTTTTATTGATCTGTATTTTGTGCCTTCAAAGTCAATGGAACGTACTTTGTTTCCAGATGATTATGTTGTAGTAAATAAGTTTTCTTATGGAGTTAAATTACCTAAACATTTAAGAAATATACCCGTTGTGGGTAGTTTGTTTCAAGCTCCAAGTAATGAATTTGATCTATATCACAGCTTAAAAGGATTGGAAGAATTCAAAAGAGAAGATATTGTTGTTTTTAAAGCAGTTGATGACTCAGATAAATTTTTTATTAAAAGAATTATTGGAATGCCAAGTGATACATTAGAAATCCAAAATGGTATAGTTATAATAAATAATAAAGAATTACCAAATAGAGACAGTTTTTCATTTGATTATATTGGTAACGAAGTTAAAAATGTAACAATAATTAAAAACTTTTCAGAGAAAGAGTTTAGAGAATCTTCTTTAAAAGATAAATCAATTTTTATAAAGAATATAAGAAAAGAGCCAGATTTTAGTTATTTCCTTTTCCCTAGAAATAAACAAGAAATTTGGTCAATTGATAATTACGGAAGTTTGATAGTTCCCCATAAAGGATTTAAAATTGAATTAACAAAAGAAAACAAAGAAATTTATGAATCTATAATTTCAAAATTTGAAAATATAGATCTAGAAAGTTACCCACAAGAGTTTTATACGTTTACGAAAGATTATTATTTCATGCTTGGAGATAATAGACATGATTCTATTGATTCTCGTAGTTATGGTTTTGTTCCAGAAGATTATATACAGGGAAAAATGATAAGAGTATTTTAA
- a CDS encoding FeoA family protein, protein MSTIASLKIGESGIISEDNQHSIPLKLLEMGCLPGVEVTLLQIAPLNDPMYILVNGSHLAIRKEMASKIKLMNLEIKDGER, encoded by the coding sequence TTGAGTACTATTGCATCTTTAAAAATTGGAGAATCAGGAATTATTTCTGAGGATAACCAACATTCTATTCCTTTAAAATTATTAGAAATGGGTTGCTTACCTGGAGTTGAAGTTACATTGCTTCAAATAGCGCCTTTAAACGACCCAATGTACATATTGGTAAATGGCAGTCATTTAGCAATACGAAAAGAAATGGCTTCTAAAATTAAACTGATGAACCTAGAAATAAAAGATGGCGAAAGATAG
- a CDS encoding sensor histidine kinase: MILLVLLASILIASVTIYQYDEQTKDYNIHRFGRKETATTHNIDIELKRKTTYPVNTQNLSKIFQDRIYEIADIHKLTISMYDMNGNPLKSSIPYDFEKVKEVPLSDEIINELANNSNHRILKTIDKQNISLLSSYSYINDLRYKRIGILELKMVQDNEEQKDELREFMSRLLLVYILMFIAAIALAYFLSSYITRSIQTISNKIKETRLNKQNEKITLNVASSEINSLVDAYNNMIDQLEDSAVKLAQSEREQAWREMAKQVAHEIKNPLTPMRLTVQSFLRKFDPTDENIREKIAEYSETLIQQIDVMSSIASAFSDFAKMPTQRKENIDVIDVVKHALDIFNEDFIHYIPEEQELYAHLDKTQLIRIMTNLVKNATQAMKPDEANPKIEVKVTSKDNHVVIKVSDNGKGISEENKELIFEPKFTTKTSGMGLGLPMIKNIIEAYNGTITFSSTYGIGTVFTVTLPKT, encoded by the coding sequence ATGATTTTATTGGTGCTTTTAGCATCTATCTTAATTGCTAGTGTAACCATTTATCAATACGATGAACAAACCAAAGATTACAACATTCACCGTTTCGGAAGAAAAGAAACCGCAACAACACACAATATTGATATTGAGTTAAAAAGGAAAACTACGTATCCTGTAAACACTCAAAATTTATCGAAAATTTTTCAAGATCGTATTTATGAAATAGCAGATATTCATAAGCTTACCATTTCTATGTACGATATGAATGGAAATCCTTTAAAATCATCAATTCCTTATGATTTTGAGAAGGTAAAAGAAGTTCCACTTTCAGATGAAATCATCAACGAACTTGCTAATAATTCTAATCACAGAATTTTAAAAACTATTGACAAACAAAACATTTCTCTTTTGTCATCCTACTCGTACATCAACGATCTTCGATATAAAAGAATTGGAATTCTTGAACTTAAAATGGTTCAAGACAATGAAGAGCAAAAAGATGAGTTAAGAGAGTTTATGAGTAGGCTTTTACTGGTTTACATTTTAATGTTCATTGCAGCAATTGCTCTTGCATATTTTTTGTCAAGTTATATTACGCGTTCGATTCAAACTATTTCTAATAAAATCAAGGAAACTCGTTTAAACAAGCAAAACGAGAAAATCACCTTGAATGTGGCTAGCTCTGAAATTAATTCTCTGGTTGATGCGTATAACAATATGATTGATCAATTGGAAGATAGTGCAGTTAAACTTGCGCAAAGTGAGCGTGAACAAGCTTGGCGAGAAATGGCAAAACAAGTGGCTCATGAAATTAAGAATCCACTGACTCCAATGCGACTTACGGTTCAAAGTTTCTTAAGAAAGTTCGATCCTACAGATGAAAATATTAGAGAAAAAATAGCAGAGTATAGTGAAACTTTAATTCAGCAAATAGACGTGATGAGTTCTATTGCATCAGCCTTTTCAGACTTTGCTAAAATGCCGACTCAACGAAAAGAAAACATTGATGTTATTGATGTTGTGAAACATGCATTAGATATTTTTAATGAAGACTTCATTCATTATATTCCTGAAGAACAGGAATTGTATGCACATTTAGATAAAACACAACTGATAAGGATTATGACAAACTTGGTTAAAAATGCAACTCAAGCCATGAAACCAGACGAAGCAAATCCGAAAATAGAAGTAAAAGTAACTTCAAAAGATAATCATGTTGTGATTAAAGTATCTGATAATGGAAAAGGAATTTCTGAAGAAAATAAAGAGTTAATCTTTGAACCAAAATTCACAACTAAAACTAGTGGAATGGGACTTGGATTACCTATGATTAAAAACATTATAGAAGCCTATAATGGAACAATAACTTTTTCATCAACTTATGGTATAGGAACAGTATTTACTGTAACTTTACCCAAAACTTAA